The sequence below is a genomic window from Stigmatopora nigra isolate UIUO_SnigA chromosome 4, RoL_Snig_1.1, whole genome shotgun sequence.
cctctctatttttgaaaaaaaaacagtaaattttTTCTGACAACGTACCACGAAGCATGACTTCCGCAGACTACACTAAATGCTGCAGGGGCCTGGAATTTAACAATACAATGAttaatgttttttgtatgtGCATTTCAGGGGGAATACGGCGGCGGCTGGCAGAAAAAAACGTCAGGAACTCTTCGTTTGGTCAATGTGAGCTTGGCAGACGACGGCATATATATTTGCCAGACCATCAACCTTTTGCTGAATATCAGCAGGAGGAGCAGGCCGGCTAAACTCACTGTCCTTGGTAATAAATGCTTGTTTCGGTGCCGTTGACAGCGCTAGACGTGCAATCATTTTATTCATTGGctcttcccagttcaaattaattacattttaccgCCGTCCGTCACAGCTAATGAGTCCAACGATGCCCGGAAAAGGGTTAAATTGCACATATGTGATTGGTTGGGAGGGTTGTTGTATATGGAGGACTAGGGGAgagaaaatgtaataaacaTACACATCCACAATGAAAATACATGATTGGATGTGTCATTCAAAGGCTTctatttcaacatttatttattcatatcgatttttacttaaatattaaggggtgtgggagcctatcccagctaacaatggGCACCACGCAGTGGAcaacctgaatcagtggccagccaatcgcaggacacaaaaagatggacaaccatttcccgctcacactcatacatatgtTCAATCAAAAAAGGAACTCTGAATTTTCCAAAATCAACACGACGTGACCtgtaaatgcataaaaaataacaGGAAGTGAGCCACCAGAGAGAAATTATGCATATTCAATTGCATAATTCGTCTGAAAAATGTTATTGGCATTAGAAAATCTGTCCTGATCAGGTGGGAACCAACACAGCATCATTCATGCATGTACCGCATATCTTTAAAGACCCCTCTTTAGTTGGATTTCATGCAGGACTAACCTTTCCTAAAACCGATTCCGGTgttgttcacatttttttccgccTAGCTGCGCCTTTAGTAACCTTGTGGCCACGCGCCCTAACGGTGGCACTGGGGGACCGGGCATCTCTGCAATGTGAGGCATCGGGCGAGCCTCCGCCATCCATCAGCTGGCTCAAGAAGGGACTCTCCAAACAGACGGGGGCCAAGTTGATCTCAGGGTGAGTGTTCGTCCCCGTGCCAAATCCGAATATATAATACTTGATAATCCAGCGGGTAGTTCGATATGTGATTTTATCTCATAACTGGGCGGCGCCGCATCAAAGTGGTTCGCGTGCCGGCCTGACAGTTCCGGGGTCAGTGGTTCTCATTATGTggtgtttggatgttctccccggctCATGTAGGTTTTCTCCTTGTACTCCAGTTTCCGCCCACACCCCAAAAACTGCAGGGTAGGCTtattgaacacactaaatcaGCGGTCCCAAACCTTTCTGTCACCGCGGACCTGTAAAGCTCTTCGTATTTTCTCGCAGACCGGCGTTTGTGGTGGGCGACAACTCAAGACAAAATCGTGGATGGTGCACGGATGACaatagcaaaaagaaaaagcaagcaTAATCTGAactatttatcattattatgattattaaccACTTTGCGGCTTCAACTTCCACGGCTTCAATACATTGCAGATTTTatattaagtttaaaaaaaaaagaagtcagaaTTCACACTGAAATTGTAACCGGAAAAGTGGGGATGAAAAATAGTGGAAATCATGGTTCAGCTTCTTCTTTGGAGCTGAATTGGGTGCCACTCagcaccaaagaagaagaaatgcaaGGCAGAAGAAGAATGACACACCGAAGAAGAAGAATGACACACCGAAGAAGAAGAACTCCACTGCAGAAGTAGAATGACGCGGCCTACATTGAAAAAGGCTGAGGAGTACAAACCCTTGCATTGTCTGTTTTGTTGCGAATGAATTTCCCTTTGCgcacattagattagattataactttatttcattccgTATTCGTGAAATTCCcttggttacagtagcaagacagtagcaagcacagacacagaagacattgtagacctaggtaaaaaactggagccacacacaagaagtccacaaggtATGCAcagtctctcagtagtctggagctgatcatcttccttgcctagattCTCCTAAACTGTCATATCACCCGATCAGCAACAACAAAGAGGCCAGCAGGGGGCTTCAAAGCACACAAGCACCCAACTCTCCTGTTGCAGCCCGGCAAGCACCAGCAGCACCTCCATCTGACCGAGGACATATCTCACATTCCCATAACAATGATAGAAGGCTCAGTCTGGAATGTCGCCTTTTCTCCCGGCACTATTGTCCACTGCTCACAGCTGATCCTGTGTGCACAACAGCGGATGCATGGCTGATTGGCTCCAACAACGTCTAGCACAAAGAAACCAATCCATGTAATGAGTGAAGTTGAGTGGCAAAGgttgcaaaaagcacaaagttcaAAGCACTTGGATAGAGTCAATGCTGAGGCTTTtacagctttgtttggattttgaattttcatttaaaatgcctCCCTCGTGGCTTGTGGAAGAATCGTTACCGGAGCTTTAGCCGCCTCTCCATTGCGGAGCGGGGATTTAGGCTAAAAAGCGGAGCAAAACAAGAAGATAACCTTGCCTCTTTCCTACTGGATGAGCAACCAGAAAGCCTGGATCACAAAAGCCTTCACAAACTTTTTCACAAACCTTGCTGAAAGGGGGCTCCCGTTCAAAGACTTGGACAAAAACTTCCATTGACCTATGTTTTGGATTTATATCAAGCgcagaggaactattttcactgtgcaTAGTGCTTAAAGTATTTatataatgttttcttttcatatgattataactgtaatattcaataaatacacttcttgataattgtttttgtgtacttttatttttgtataggcgagaaaacatgtagtatggtagtaataataggggtgatcctacttttttttcgattatcgcggccatgtctggccTGCATTATCAACGATAATTACTGTATAACAACTTTAGTCATTTGGAGTAGGAGAGCGAGATTGAAAACTGTACACAGTTCCCTCGCtatttcgcggttcagccactgcggactcagagcttcgcagattttttttgaaaaaataaataaataaaaaatacaaatattacattgagacaacatattttaaggttttttttttatatgacccgtattctatatggtgtactaaATACAGGGGGgagggggtatttttttttaaattaaattcaaattagcatttttgaaggggaatccctacttcgcggaaattcacttatcgcgtgtggtcccagtccccattaacggcgatgaccgagggaacactatttACTTCTCTGATGGACCGGTACCAGGTGGCTCACGGACTGGTACCAGTTCATGGACCAGTGGTGAAGGACTGCtgctctaaattacccctatgTATGAGTCTGAGCATGAGGGGTTGTTTGTAGCTCTTGTccccggctggccaccgattcaggatgttcCCGCCTGGCCCGTAGTTAGccgggatatgctccagcacctcctgcgcCCCTTGTGAAGATATGATGctcagcaaatgaatgaatgaatgaatgtatgtattCAAAGATGGAGGAACGCCACACTGATCATCGAATCCACTCGGAGCTACGACCAAGGAGTGTATATGTGTGACGCCTCCAACGCGCTCGGCCACAGTCAGGCCACAGTCACACTTACCGTCACAGGTACGTCCCTGAAAAATcttctttttgaaagaaaatcaatCATATGAATTTGGGACACAGATTATAGCTCAATGTTGGAATTATTCCTTGGATTGACTTCACAGTGAGTCCTGTCATAGTGAGcgaattggtcaaagtgacTCGCGAGCTTGGGGAATCGGCCGTGCTCCCCTGCGTGGCCGTTGGGGTCCTGCCCATCCATTACACCTGGACGAGAGACCGTGACGCAAGGAACCCCGTGGTTAACTTTGAAGGGAAACACGTAGATGGTGAGTGTCATTGTGTCCACTTGCACTGATACCATTTGCCTCATGATACTGATTCAAACAGTGATTCTATTGATAAAGtacgttgaaaaaaaatctattttattttaaatcacaaCTTAGTGGTTCACCTGATTTTGGTGCGTGACATCAATTCTCACTCGGTGGCAATGTGATTATGAATGCAAATGTTtgtccatctgtgtgtgtgccctacaagtgactggtgaccagtttagGATTTAGTCTCCCTTTCGCCTGAATATAGCTGCAGTATAAATTACTGCATACTATCTTGAATGccgccttgtggtgtagaggttcacttgtctgacttcggtgcgggcaggcACGGCTCAGTTCCCGTTGGAGGCGGTTTGATTGGgggtgcggatggtcgtttgtctctctgtgtgccctatggctgaccgGTGACCtttttagggtgtagtctgcccttCGCTCGAAGACGACcaagttaggctccagcaagaagattttcaaatgaatttgatgACATACACATTTAAATTTACTGCAGGTGGATAACAGACAATTGGAGGTCTATCCTCAAAACATCCTCTGGGTCTAGGCATTACGGATTTTGTTAAGTACAATCTGACTGCTTATGATATGCCGAACCTCTAGAGCAGTGGTGGCGAAGACGTGGGTTAcggccaaaatgaatgcggTTCTTTGCTtcctatcatattttgtattcacTCTTTCcttcatttcatgtttcttttatttatattttctcttaaaacacactcagattcatcagggcccattaaaaacaaataataaattatattttaaaaataatttggcggattggatttttttatgctgcttctgatGTAAGGGACCACCAAACATTTCTGTGTGGTGTTGGTTCTTTGACTCTGACAGTTTAAAATCTCTGCTCTTTGTGTCAAACTTGTTCACCACCCTTGCTCTAGAGGATGGATCTCTACATTTTCCCAGCGTGCAAGAATCCGATGCAGGGGAATACTTTTGTATGGCGGAGAACCGAGCTGGACGACAACGGAGACGCAGCCTTCTCCTGGTCACAGGTAGGCTCACTTAAGTCACCTGACTTTGGCTTGAAAATGTGGTTTTCAACCAGAACTTGTGCTTCAAAGCCTTGTTTAAAATATTGTTGGTGTCAAGCAAATAAAACTTTcaatactcacaaaaatgctCACTACTTGATACCATTTTCAATGCCACATAAATAGAAAACCCTATTCTTCTTGAACTCTTTCAGTGTCTAGTGACCattattatttacaaaaaaatgccacaaattTGATTTTAAGTTACCTGGCATGCCCCCAAATAAACAGgttcttcaaatgaattggaagtcACCCAAGGAATGCTCCAAAATCtaaaggaagtgacccaaaatatgacaaatatacttcaaaatcaacagaaaataatgCCAAATATAGAGGAAATGACTTCATAATTCCCCCAAATGTAccgaaagtgtccaaaaattagTAAAAATGAACCAACATTGAACCCAACATGTATTTGACTTTCATCGACAATCtgaatcatttaaatttgtaagGCTGTGAATACTTCTGTTTCAGTGCTATTAACATCATAAACAGAATCTACATGGCCAGTCTTGTTTTTGAGCCATAGGGTCCTCATGTAGTCTATGTGTTTTATTCTATGTTATATAGTCTTCAATGTTATGTTCTATGTTGCTTCCTTGCGGTTAACTTCTTTTGAGTTAgcttttggccataaaaagctaCTGCTTAAAATGCTCCTTTCAGGTTGCTCTTCAAGCTCACATTGTGGCACCACATCAAAACCACGACATAAGATGACCGCCACGTCTCCCAGCACCGCTCCCGCCCAGGATTCCCCCACTCAGATTCATCCCCTGATGCTGCCATCTCCACCTTTCCATGACTTACTCATGGAACTTTCTCCTTCTTTTGGAGACCAAATGGACAATGTCCCTTCTTCGGAAGCCTACACAGATGCCTCTCTCAGCCAAACAACAGAATCTCCCCTGGTCCAGCTCCAGAGCTCTCTTCAAAGGCCTTCTTCCTTCCGGAAGCATCCTCCTACTCCGGAACCTTTTGCAGTCCAAGGACTGAATGTTTCCATTCCTGAGCGGGCATCTGAAGCGGGAGATGAGCAGGGGAGAAACACTTTGCAGTCACCCGAACCCGGGAACAACACTCGGTGGGTAGACACAACACAGAATTTTAAATtgtcgtattttccggactataagtaacacttttttttaatggtttggcTGGCCCCATGCCTAATTCTGGCATGTGACTTGCGTTGTTTTCCAAGCTGACGAGCCTTATTTTAAGGCTAGTTAGCTGAAAAACTATTATGTTAACAAATgcatatttagcctgttgttctctgtattattattgttgcttTAATATAGGCTTGGGCGATATGATAAAATTTGTTATCAGGATAAACAAAAGATAAGTCTATAGACTTTTATCACAATaactattacatttttttcaaatttgaaacttaaaacttctgtgaataagcaaatacagtaatccctcgaatatcccGGATAATGTAGACCTAACATTTTTTCATTAGTGTTCATAGTATTTATGTTCTGAAGGGTTTTTTATTTGGAGAGGCATGGACACAAACATATAATGAAGGCCCTTCAGGGTCAGTTCTCCCACCAGCATTCTTTATTTGAAAAGATAACCTCTGATAATCTGACTGCCtttaataaatgattttccATCAGGCAAAAGTGGgcattaatttatatattagtGGGGAAGGGTTCAGTTAAAATGGAATTTCTATATAATAAATAGGTAGATATTATGTTAATTAACTTCATTTAGCACCTAGACTTGGCAGGATCTTTCAGGCTCTCATCTCTCACTCATTTTCAAATTCTgaaatcctcactagggtcgtggggaaTGCTGGatcctaccccagctgacttcgggctagaggcgggggacaccctgaaacggaggccagccaatcgtaggacacaaggagacagacaaccatgaacagtaacacccatacctagaggcaatttagagtctccaatcagcctaccatgcatgttttttaaatgtgggaggaaaccagagtacccggacgAAAACCACGCGGGCCCTCCCCCACTATTCTATAAAAatgcgaactccacacaggtcgGCGTgaccaaaaatacaagtacaattatcaataaGTATATATTACAGTTATAGGCATATGAAGATTGTAAcatatttatatcaaaatatattctataaataaaaaatgtaaatactctaAGTACTGCActcactaaccctaacccggtccccattaaccgcgataagcaagggaacactgtaatacaaAAACAGGTTATTGGGAATTTCAAGTCCTCTTGTCAGATTTCAGAGGCATTGGATCGTCGATGGAATGTTCAGGGGGCGCCGTAGTGCAAACAGGAGGAGTTTCTTTCTTCAAGAGGTTTTTGGTGCACAAGGAACATGCCGACAGCCATTtcttttcttgtacaaatattgctgttgtttttgtcttgaCACAGTCAAGATGATTGGCAAATTCAATGGCTTTGACCATGTTGGCATCAATCTCCTCTTGGTGTCTCCTTCTGATTGGCCCCATGCAGTGTGTTTGTGTACTATTGTCATGACGGCTTCACGGCCATATCTATGGCGTAAATCCCTCTTATGCTGGTTAGTTGGAGGCGGGGTGTCTTAGTGCACatgagaaaacatttatttttatttattcgcAGCATACAGATTGCCACAACAACGTGCATCTAAACCGCACGATGGAACCTATTAACAATAACATGGTTCTTACTATGTTAATTTTGTACAAAAGCAGTGGTCCTTAAACTTTTTCTCACCACGTACCAGTAAAGCTCTTGCTATCTTCTCGTGGCCAGGGAGTGTGTCGAGGTGGGGAGGTGCTTGGATGACCTCTGCGACAGCAAAAGATGTCTCAAACATaataacaattaccgtattttcacgactataaggcgcactgcattacacggcgcaccctcaacaaatggcacattttatttttttttcaatgcataaaattcactggattataaggcacattgactattttggagaaaatttcagacttttaagtgtgccctttAGTCATCAAAGTACGgtatctattattattataatttttattattataacaacttttctcagttcaagtaggagggcgagattgaaaacgttaatatttatttttctgacgGACTTGCACTAGATGGCTCGGTACCAGTCCATGGACTGGTGGTTTGTGACCGCCGTACAAAAGAACTCCACCATAAAGATTCATTTATGCCCCTAAGGCATGCAACCTGTCAGGTTACTAGCCAACCTGGCTAGACTTGTCACATAGGTGCGGCATCGATTATGGAGGGAGTGGAGTGCTCTAACAAAAACTTTGATACTTTTAGAGGGATATccagaaaataacaaggactttgAATCAAATAGCAAAACCAAACCTGAGACAGAGGTCATAGGGAAAAGGGGGACTTGGAACATGGAACATGACATAGAGATGCAGAGCAACACAGTGTAAAGCTGACAATGCAGATGGTCCAACCAGGACTGACAAACGCAAAGGGTTTCAATAGACAGACATTGGTAGACAAgacaattaggaacacctgCGTAACACAAGAAAGAGCAAGCCGGGGATATACAAGGTGGAGAGAAATGACAGGTGAACACAATGGGCATTCACATGGACAGGCCACACAGGGAAAAAGCACAAGAGAACCAGATcctaaaaagacacaaaaaacattcatgaagtttggttcttttatgactttattatggattaacagaaaaagtgatcaaatctgctgggtcaaaaatatacatacagcaacacaaattagcaattttggtgacttagaaagttgtgtcagtaaAATGAGCTTCATACCATGGCGtattaacttcttgtgagtgattacgAGTGACAACAGCTGGttacttctctgaggccatttaaatagggctcattcgatgcaaacgcccacaaacgttataatgggaaagtcaaaggaccTCAggatggatctgaaaaagcgaatccttgacttgaaaagGACAgtaaagtcacttggagccatttcaaagcaactgcaggtcccaagagcaacagtgcaaacaattgtttgtaagtataaagtgcatggcactgttttgtcactgccacgatcaggaaaaaagtgcaagctatcacctgctgctgagagaaaattcgTCAGAAGGGTGTAGATTCAAcggagaatcaccaaaaagcagatccgccaagaattagaagctgctggaacacagatttcagtgtccacagtcaagcgtgttttgcatctccatggactgaggcTGCCACCCAATAAGGAAGcctttgctccaaaagcggcaccttaaggctcgactaacgtttgctgctgatcacatggacaaagataagaccttctggtgGAAAGTTCTGTGGTGAGACGAAACGAAAATCGACCTGTGTGGCCACAATGCGCAGCAAtatttttggaggagaaaaactgaggcctttaaccccaagtacaccatgcctacctcaagcacggtggtggtagtattaagTTGTGTGGCTGTTTCgctaccaatggaactggtgctttacagagagtaaataggATAATGAaaaaggaggattaccttcaaattattcaagataacctaaagtcatcccAAAGATGCgagtcttgggcgcagttgggtgttccaacaggacaatgaccccaaacacattgaaagtggtaatggaatggctaaatcaggctagaattaaggttttcgaatcctcccaaagtcctgacttaaaccccaaagtcctgactttaaccccaaagtcctgacttaaaccccattgagaagttgtggacaatgctgaagaaacaagtccatgtcagaaagccatcaaatttaactgaactgcaccaattctgtcatgaggagtggtcaaagattcaaccagaaggttgccagaagcttatggatggctaccaaaagcgtctaattgaagtgaaaatgataTGAAAATGTTACCAAATTTAAGCGctggtgtgtgtatatttttgacccagcagatttgagcactttttttctgttcacccataataaagtcataaaagaagcaaatttcatgactgtttttttgtgacaaagaagtatctgttccaatcactcgaTCAGAAAAAAAtttgagttgtagaaataactgcaaACTTAAGAGacccatgacattatgttcttcacaagtgtatgtaaacttttgaccacaactgtatgcaAGCAGTGTACTTCCACGTCTATAGTGCCTTCCTTGACTACTCTTTTATCCTTCCAGTTATAACGTGACGCCGGAACCACCGTTGTGGCTGCCCATCTTGGAGAAACATGACGTGCCCATTGTGGTGGGCGTGGGTGTTTCTTTGGCCTTCATCTTCATCACTGTAACCTTTTACTCTGTGATACAGAAGAACCAGCCAATAGCCACTGGACGTTCAGGTCAGGAATTGTAGACGTTTTCCCATGGTTTGTCGGAGGGGAGTGACAGTAGGGTCCGATTATCGTACGCTTTATACCTCCACAGTACCAAAAAGAGCTTAAAAATTCTCAGGAATTTACCAGCTATTTAAGAtgccccccacctggtgccggaaatcagctgggataggctccagcacccccacaactcttgtgaggataagcagtaatgaatcaatgaattcTCAGAAAGTAAGCCAATATCAGTTAGGTTTAtgtgctttttgtgttttatgttgatttagtcgggtggcccagtggagcgagtggcttcggcctcacagctctggggtcctgggttcaaatccaggtcatgtccatctgtttgGAGCATGCATGTTGTCCCCATGGGTGAGGTtcatccgggtactccggttcctcacacattccaaaaacatggatagtaggctgattggacactctaaattgcccctaggtatgggtgtgagtgtgcatggttgttcgtctccttgtgccctgcaatcggctggccactgattcagagtgttccccgcctctgaccctgagtcagctgggttaggctccagcacccccacgaccctcccgaggatgaagcggtttagaaaatgaataaatgaatgtttatttAGTCTTGGATCTTTCCCTGTGTAACTTATTACCCATTGCATGAACCTGTTGTCACCTCCCTATGTGTCTCAGCCTGGTATCATTAACCcatgtgtttgtatttaagtcCCCTTTGTTTGTTCACTACTCGTTGCGACCATGTCAATATCCCCTCAGTGTTTGGTGCGAATCCCAGGTATTTTTGCTCTGGATTTTGTTTCAGTTTTGTAATTTTGGATccgtttttggtctttttaatTGTCCTGACTTCCCTATTTACCTGCGATTGGGTCCATCCCCCTGTTTTCACATCTGCACCCCAGCACTACAAAATTTGAAGTGATCTAGAAATGTCTttaaattaacaggaagttacccgATGTCAAGCACAGGTGACCAGACcggaattagagaatttaaatTCACGAAAAATGCAAGTTACGAAACAAGTTATGGAATCAATTAATTGCGTAAGtaaaaggtaccactgtattaatatttagatttaaaatcaGTTGCCCCATAGAATGggttaaataaattattaaatatttggtGAAGAGAAAACCAGAAAAACTGGAAACATTACTGGTCTTCCAAGCAGATTATTTTCAGTTTCTGCGCTGACGGCTGCCAGTTGTCAGCCAACATGTTTACGTTCTGGTCTTGCCACATAAGGACGGTCCTTTTCATGCTCTGCGGATGCTTGCTCATTTTGCGCGTCATCAATGCAAAAGTCGACCCCGAGACCACCTGCCAAAGCTGCCTGCTGGCAGCAAACACCCTCGAGAAGCACTTGCAAGCGACCAAACCCCGAAAACGACAGGACGCTCTGCGCCATTTCTTGTTTGAAAAACAGGTGTGCAATGAGCTACCTCCTCGTGAGGGATTCTCCACGCAAGAGCTGACCGACGCCTGTCTGAATCACTTTGATACCCACCAGGAGGACTTCTACTTGGCCACAGTGCGACGCCCGCCACGCGGCTTGGATGTCCTTCTTTGCTACGAGAAGTCTGATGCATGCGTCGGTGTGGTAGACCTGGACAAGGACGTGAAACGAGCGTCTCTTCGGAACGTCAAAAAGGACAACAAGAAATACAGACGTCATGCTCAGCCTATTCTGCCTGTCTCAAGAGATGAATTGTGAAGAATTCAAACTTGTAGTGAAGCAGGTGATcagtatattaaatattttcccgAGAAGTTCtaaaatcattcaataaaaTTTAGATTGTCATTATAGTGTTCatcttttgttgtttatttttcaaattgtttgaATTAATTGTGTAaaggaacattttttatttttgttagtttttcaaATATACTTTAATGAGATTGAAACATCTTTACACTGAAAATAACCTTTTTTCAACACTCAACTTCCATCATTCATTTAAACAAAGTAAAGAATGTCTGATACATCAGAACTTGTAATATCTCCACCTTtgcattggaaaataaaaaatatattccaatGTAATTTCTTTTCAATGGCCAGCGCAAGGTCGATCACAGTGGTAAAATCTAATAATGATAGTGCTTTTTTATAA
It includes:
- the LOC144195314 gene encoding uncharacterized protein LOC144195314 isoform X3, with translation MAFLSPSVEFSNRMPVHPPQKLGSLFLVTLFSMVVSSWLGLEEVFFSPGDQRVKEGEEASFHCISGESSSPAMIIWIKDGSLVTSGIQTQGEYGGGWQKKTSGTLRLVNVSLADDGIYICQTINLLLNISRRSRPAKLTVLAAPLVTLWPRALTVALGDRASLQCEASGEPPPSISWLKKGLSKQTGAKLISGWRNATLIIESTRSYDQGVYMCDASNALGHSQATVTLTVTVSPVIVSELVKVTRELGESAVLPCVAVGVLPIHYTWTRDRDARNPVVNFEGKHVDEDGSLHFPSVQESDAGEYFCMAENRAGRQRRRSLLLVTGCSSSSHCGTTSKPRHKMTATSPSTAPAQDSPTQIHPLMLPSPPFHDLLMELSPSFGDQMDNVPSSEAYTDASLSQTTESPLVQLQSSLQRPSSFRKHPPTPEPFAVQGLNVSIPERASEAGDEQGRNTLQSPEPGNNTRYNVTPEPPLWLPILEKHDVPIVVGVGVSLAFIFITVTFYSVIQKNQPIATGRSAQRKLGVPMRHTERQATGRPYENRGFEDDECTDIAEYNAHLSDTLARPPGLSLVTVQMEPTSEEPHSVTVETYPEPLIDTKVDDGEVQKEEQKSSTPATPSSFQLSEEECPRTAADNRSLCRESFPSLSSSPRYPDTGLQSSLTLRGAEALAAPIRHSLSVSHGGTPVSISHHVSVGRASVAVNIHFYPAVDPSTLDNEQENG
- the LOC144195314 gene encoding uncharacterized protein LOC144195314 isoform X2, which produces MNSISSSPWECAGLQHHHANQLSTCTWCAKWLKPWMAFLSPSVEFSNRMPVHPPQKLGSLFLVTLFSMVVSSWLGLEEVFFSPGDQRVKEGEEASFHCISGESSSPAMIIWIKDGSLVTSGIQTQGEYGGGWQKKTSGTLRLVNVSLADDGIYICQTINLLLNISRRSRPAKLTVLAAPLVTLWPRALTVALGDRASLQCEASGEPPPSISWLKKGLSKQTGAKLISGWRNATLIIESTRSYDQGVYMCDASNALGHSQATVTLTVTVSPVIVSELVKVTRELGESAVLPCVAVGVLPIHYTWTRDRDARNPVVNFEGKHVDEDGSLHFPSVQESDAGEYFCMAENRAGRQRRRSLLLVTGCSSSSHCGTTSKPRHKMTATSPSTAPAQDSPTQIHPLMLPSPPFHDLLMELSPSFGDQMDNVPSSEAYTDASLSQTTESPLVQLQSSLQRPSSFRKHPPTPEPFAVQGLNVSIPERASEAGDEQGRNTLQSPEPGNNTRYNVTPEPPLWLPILEKHDVPIVKNQPIATGRSAQRKLGVPMRHTERQATGRPYENRGFEDDECTDIAEYNAHLSDTLARPPGLSLVTVQMEPTSEEPHSVTVETYPEPLIDTKVDDGEVQKEEQKSSTPATPSSFQLSEEECPRTAADNRSLCRESFPSLSSSPRYPDTGLQSSLTLRGAEALAAPIRHSLSVSHGGTPVSISHHVSVGRASVAVNIHFYPAVDPSTLDNEQENG
- the LOC144195314 gene encoding uncharacterized protein LOC144195314 isoform X1 is translated as MNSISSSPWECAGLQHHHANQLSTCTWCAKWLKPWMAFLSPSVEFSNRMPVHPPQKLGSLFLVTLFSMVVSSWLGLEEVFFSPGDQRVKEGEEASFHCISGESSSPAMIIWIKDGSLVTSGIQTQGEYGGGWQKKTSGTLRLVNVSLADDGIYICQTINLLLNISRRSRPAKLTVLAAPLVTLWPRALTVALGDRASLQCEASGEPPPSISWLKKGLSKQTGAKLISGWRNATLIIESTRSYDQGVYMCDASNALGHSQATVTLTVTVSPVIVSELVKVTRELGESAVLPCVAVGVLPIHYTWTRDRDARNPVVNFEGKHVDEDGSLHFPSVQESDAGEYFCMAENRAGRQRRRSLLLVTGCSSSSHCGTTSKPRHKMTATSPSTAPAQDSPTQIHPLMLPSPPFHDLLMELSPSFGDQMDNVPSSEAYTDASLSQTTESPLVQLQSSLQRPSSFRKHPPTPEPFAVQGLNVSIPERASEAGDEQGRNTLQSPEPGNNTRYNVTPEPPLWLPILEKHDVPIVVGVGVSLAFIFITVTFYSVIQKNQPIATGRSAQRKLGVPMRHTERQATGRPYENRGFEDDECTDIAEYNAHLSDTLARPPGLSLVTVQMEPTSEEPHSVTVETYPEPLIDTKVDDGEVQKEEQKSSTPATPSSFQLSEEECPRTAADNRSLCRESFPSLSSSPRYPDTGLQSSLTLRGAEALAAPIRHSLSVSHGGTPVSISHHVSVGRASVAVNIHFYPAVDPSTLDNEQENG